The DNA sequence CTTGCTTCCTCATGGAAATTTAATGGAATTTCACTGTGAACATgagattaaaatgtaaaatgagttTTTGGGATAAGTGAGGGCAGGgagtgagacaggaagtggtttCTGCTGGATTCATTTTCCAAGCGTTTCTCCACTGCTGCTCAAAGTTCTACCTGCATGTGGATTTTTAGGGGTGCATTTTTATGCCTCTGAGCCTGAAAGGTTCGAGCAGAGGacagggagctgcagggggTGATGCAGTCTCTGTAGCGGATtgacatacacacgtgcactctctctctcacgcatacacacacacacacacacagacagactcacacatgcagacagaaacACGTGTAGAGAGACAcgcccacagacagacatgcacgcacgcgcacacacacacacagatagacaggctgacagacagacagacacgcgcacacacagacacagacacgctcacaggcagacacacacacacacacacccactggcTTGTATACATGACAaatactggtttttgtttcatatttatttgctcATACATCATATCCCCAGTGTGACAACCAGAAGGATAAAGGAATGGAAAATCATGGTAGTGCCAAAATCAAGCACGGAACGTGGCTGTTTTTCCCAGTGGGATTCCCAGCCACATTCCATTCCAAACTGCAGGGAATGTtgtgatatatttatttcatcGCATGCATTTAAAAGATTTTGTGGTATCATTAGTCATTTCAGATCTGGCTACAACTTTGGTTGTATGCAATAGCATCTATTGCAGCTGTCAgggacacatttacacacattggCTTTCCTATTCTAAAATTCCGTCTTTCTGGAGTTGTCCCTGGAGGCTTCCATGGCACAAATGCTTTGAAGGCACCACTGGCTGACCCCAGTATATTGTGTGCTTAGTCCAGTCAATCTGTGGTATGAAGGGAACTTAACTGGAATAGATGGAcctttctgttattttatggggagttcagccattttgattcAATCAAAATCTCCCTTTTACCCTCGATAGCATGTGGCCACAGCCTTTAAAATCGGAATGTAGTTTTCTCAATTGTGGATCACCTTTAACAAGGCcttcccccgcctcctcccagGCTACGATTTCGCCGCCGTGCTGGAGTGGTTCGCCGAGCGGGTGGACCGCATCATCCTGCTCTTCGACGCCCACAAGCTGGACATCTCGGACGAGTTCTCCGAGGTCATCCGGGCCCTGAAGAACCACGAGGACAAGATGCGCGTGGTGCTCAACAAGGCCGACCAGATCGGCACGCAGCAGCTGATGAGGGTGTACGGCGCCCTCATGTGGTCGCTGGGGAAGATCATCAACACGCCGGAGGTGGTGCGGGTCTACATCGGCTCCTTCTGGGCCCAGCCGCTGCTGGTGCCGGACAACCGCAAGCTTTTCGAGGCGGAGGAGCAGGACCTGTTCCGGGACATCCAGGGCCTGCCCCGGAATGCTGCCCTGCGCAAGCTCAACGACCTCATCAAGCGGGCTCGGCTGGCCAAGGTGAGGCCCGGGGTCATGGGGCTGGGACAGGCTTCTGCAGTCCGCAAAGAACCGCAGTAGAGCTGTTTGTCATCGATTCTCAGAGATCAACTACTTTTGGGAAATGAATGTTTTGTGCAGGCAGCTGTTAACCTGTAGGTCTGGAAAACTGCAGAATGAGAGATGCACAGGACAGGGGTCAAATGTTAAATCTTAATTTGTGTAATCCATAATCCAAGTACTTTGGTGTTAAGGTTTTCAGTCTACAGAGTCTAAATTAACTAAAGCATTTGCCATGTGATACCAGTCAAGCAACTGCAGTTTAGCAGTGTTTTGGATTGGAGGTAACATTAGGCTAAGTTTTAGAAAACCGCTGAGACCCAAACATTCCATGCCTCTCCAGGTACATGCTTACATCATCAGTTCCCTGAAGAAGGAGATGCCCAGTGTGTTCGGGAAGGATAACAAGAAGAAGGAGCTGATTGCGAACTTGGGGGAGATCTACCTGAAGATCGAGAAAGAGCACCAGATTTCACCTGGGGATTTCCCCAATCTTAAGAAGATGCAGGTAAAGAGAAACTAAGGATCTTTAGTTCACTTGTCTGACCGTCTTCCACGTTTTATAAAAATTCTATAAAATCACCCAAACTGCTCCCATatctcccctcacctctctcccccaccctgcaGGAGATCTTGGCGGGACAGGACTTCACCAAATTCCAGGCAATGAAGCAAAAGCAGCTGGAGGCGGTGGAGGACATGCTGGCCAACGACATCGCCAAGCTCATGATCCTGGTCCGCCAAGAGGAGGCCGCCATGCCCAGCCAGTCGGTCCAGGGCGGGGCCTTCGAGGGCACGATGAACGGGCCCTTCGGCCACGGCTACGGCGAGGGCGCCGGCGAGGGCATCGACGAGCTGGAGTGGGTGGTGGGCCGCGACAAGCCCTCCTACGACGAGATCTTCTACACCCTCTCGCCCGTCAACGGCAAGGTGTCCGGCGCCATGGCCAAGAAGGAGATGGTCAAGTCCAAGCTGCCCAACACGGTGCTGGGCAAGATCTGGAAGCTGGCCGACGTGGACAAGGACGGTTTCCTGGATGACGATGAGTTCGCCCTGGCCAACCACCTGATCAAGGTCAAGCTGGAGGGCCACGAGCTGCCCGCCGAGCTGCCCGAGCACCTGGTGCCCCCCTCGAAGCGGTGCCTGGAGTGACGCGGGcgtgggtggaggtgggagcAGAGGTGCCTGTGAAAGCTGGCGTTGTGGGGTCGAGGGCAGAGTGGGAGAAGGGGGCACGGTTTCTTTGCAGGGTTAGAAATTCTGtattagtgggggggggggggttgcagcgGGGATACGTAAgtggggggaggctgggggggtgggggggtggtattTCAGGTCGAGCAGGGAAAGGGTGTGTCAAACAGGGTTAATAAATTAGGCTGAGACAGACAGTCATATCCACTTATTTGTGCGCAGTGTGGAAATAGAGTTGCAATGTAAGCAAATAGAGCTGTTTAGTTCCGCTTTGGCACTGATGCTTGGATATGTCGGTCTCGCCCCTGTTCTCTTAACCCTGGAGTCAGGTGACCCCGTGACTCGGATTGTTACACGATGGGAGGGCATTCTAGGGGGGAAAAgatggtttgggggggggggggggggattaaaatGATATATAGATAAATAACATATAGTCcataaaaggaaaatgaaacctATGCTTTATAAGTTATTCTTCACTAGTGTGATTTTACCTGTATTATGTgaccatttaccattttgtaTCTCTATGTTTTGTATAATTTAATCTTCCTTGCTGTAATTGTATGAGATGCAGTGAGATGGGGATCCCCTTGAACTCACTGTATGTCTCTCATCCAGCCACAAATAGTCAATGACTTAATTCACTAGTTACTCTGCTGCTGAACAACAGTTGAGATTAAGGGTTTGGGTGAGAGAAGTTGCTAATATTCAGAATATGCTGGATTAGGGCACAGCAACTGTGCTCTTGTTCCAGTTCATTCTAGACTTATTTACTTGGGTTGTATTCCAGTATGGTTTCACAGATTGGCCATAATGGACCATAAATGTCTCATTCCTGATTCTGGGACTCCTCCATTCCACGGTTTCACTCCAACTGCGGACCCACCTCCCCTCACATCTCTGACCTGCGAtcagggcagggctgcccagccctgttcctctaggttttcactccaaccctaacaaagtgcacctcattcaacagcctgAGATCTTgtcgagctgctaattagggttgaaatgtaAACCTCCCGGACGGTAGCTCCCCTGGAGCGGGACTGGGCAGCGCTGGTGTAAAAGAACAGCCACTGATCAGTAATGTCTCCGGGcactgatctgaggtcagtgtAAGGGAACAGCCACTGATCAGTAATGTGTCTGGGcactgatctgaggtcagtctTGCTGAGGGGGGGCTGGTGAAGGTTGTCGGACCTGTTTGGGAATTTTGCTCGGGGTCCCTGTTCCAGCGCAGCTCAGATCGCTAGCTATGGTCGCAGTTTCAcctgcagcctgcagggggagcagcAGACCAGGGCCAGCAAAGTGATGAGGGGACCTTCAGGATGTGAATTCCAGGTGCAAGCCTCAAAACCAGTGTGATGGAACGAATAGCTTATAGCCACTGGGATTGCGGTGAATCCACTGAGCAGAATGGCTTGTAGTGTATTTTTGCAGGCATGCTGATCCTGTCTTTAGGGGTGCACAATTATTGCATGCATTTGTTCAGGAAAAACTATCTCCATTTTTAAGCAATCTGCtctgacacattttaaaaacgaaTGAattgattaaacaaaaaaaggttcGATGCAGGTTAGATAGCAGTTTGTGTTCTTCCTCTATGTATTTGATCGGTCACATTTGGTttataaaatcaaaaatgaatcgACTTTACTCCTGCTACCGTTAGCATCACATTTAGTTTATAGGTTAGAAAATATGCTCTGCATGGGCTGAGGGTCACGATTATACCAGTAATCACACACGTTCAGCAGATTCTCTTATGATTTCTTCATTTCACCTTCTGCAGGAACAAATCATTTGAAGCGGTCACTGTTGACATTGTTTAAAGGCTAGTTCCGAGTAAACGCATTTATTAGTGaatttattacttatttttgttctgagaaatacaaatatgcatCTATGTACACGTTGTCTTCCACTGTGTTTCCAGACTCCCAGAAATTGGAAACGTTAGGAGGTCCGAAAGTCTGATGTAATGAGGCGGTTTGGGGTGCTCTAAACGATTGGCTATTTTATAACGTCTAGCGATCCTTTGCCAGGTATTTCTGCCTGTTAGTTTAACACTTTGCAGCCTTGATTTATTTCAATAATAGCCAGCTACTGCTGGTCAAACTTAACATGGATAAAACCGCTTTGAATCTGAAATCTGCATCCTCTGTACAGTAGCATTAGGGTGTGCTGTAGGAGAGTGACTGAGGAGGTGTTTGTGTTGcttgcagacctgggtcaaatacatatttgttttggattcaaatacttttctgtgctccattgatcttgactggtgtaattgagccttccagtatgaccagaaggtggggtttacacttgagagtatttcattggttgcagtacaccagacaagatcagtagagcgtagaaaagtatttgaatttgaCGCAGGTCTAGTTGCTTGTGTGCCGTTTGACGCTATAAGCGTGGTCGgtagaaaaaaaacctgtcgtCAATTTCCCATCCTTTGTGAATACTGCAAACCACTAACGGGAAAGATTTGCTTTGgttatttttggttattttctAAAGGGTACCAAGAGCGCTTGTTTACTTGACAGCTAAATATTACGCAGTACAAAAGGGTTCTGAGCTGAATAGGTCTGATGGACGCTAATCTTGGAACCAGTAGTCTGAGGCTGCATTGTATGGGTTCAGTCACTCTGTTCAGCTCCAGCAGCAAGTTCTGCAtttaaaggagaaataaaaagtgCCTCAATGTCAATAGCTTTACACTCATCCTCTATAAAtactgtgcatatgtatattgttttttgtctttatttttaaataaaaattcacgACAAAAGATTACGTTTTGGACTGCGATTGGTGTTCATATACTGTCTGACCTCATTTCATTCTTGAGCATGTCCCCTTGAATATGCACTGTGTGTAAGAGAATTTTTGCTTTGCTATTCTTtagtctctttttttcccctcaccaCAGCAGTTGGTACCTTTAGAAATTCTGATGCTGTACTTCCTTATCCCTAATCTCAGACGCCATGCTGCTGGATACGAACCCAAGCCCCATGCTGTTTGTACTGAGTCACCACCAGCTGAATTAATATTTGCTCTTTTCTGCACTTCGCTGGTTCTCTGATTATCTGCCATCTGAAATGCTGGGATCTCGTTACGACGGTTTTATTTGATAGGTGACTTGGCTTTTAGCTGTAGTGGGTTAGTCATGATTAAAAAGCTACAATTTGGCCAGTGACGACTTTATTACCCCTTGATTACCACAGTGGATTTAATTATAAATTTTTATCTGATTCATTTCTAATAGTTTCTTTCCATAACCTTGTTAATGCATGCTATTtggcacttgtgtgtgtgtgtgtgtgtgtgtgtgggggggggggggggtgtattgtCGTGACAATAACAGGGATTTTGTCTGGTGCTGCATGGTTTGTTTATTGACAAACTGTGAATGTACTGACCTGATCAGCGTTTGGTTTGTGCGAGGTTTTGTTTGGCTGCAGGCCATTCattgactgagtgactgagacACCCTGTGGTCGGTGAGCAAATTGGACCGCGAGCAGAATGAACGACTCGCATGTGAGTCGACATGGTGAGTTTAACCAGTCCGGCCACCTCTACCAGGAACACAGGTCACATCATGGGCACCGTCAGGtttgtgagctgtgtgtgcgcgccatCAATCTGTCTTCAGAGCACGTTATTTCACAAACGTGTCTGAGCGTGTTTTTTTGTGAGGGCATGACTAGTACAGAACAGTCAGTGTTGCTGTAATTCGGTGTGGCAAAGATACTGTTGCGCATGTATTGACACATTGGTCGTTCTACCACAATTATGTCTTTATGTTTATATGCACTGATTTTATAGTCTCAGTTTC is a window from the Anguilla anguilla isolate fAngAng1 chromosome 3, fAngAng1.pri, whole genome shotgun sequence genome containing:
- the LOC118223325 gene encoding EH domain-containing protein 1-like produces the protein MFSWSNKNGKKKDPELFQTVSDGLRRLYRTKLFPLEDTYRFHDFHSPALEDADFDNKPMVLLVGQYSTGKTTFIRHLMEQDFPGMRIGPEPTTDSFIAVMHGDQEGVIPGNALVVDPKKPFRKLNAFGNAFLNRFMCAQMPNPVLESISIIDTPGILSGEKQRISRGYDFAAVLEWFAERVDRIILLFDAHKLDISDEFSEVIRALKNHEDKMRVVLNKADQIGTQQLMRVYGALMWSLGKIINTPEVVRVYIGSFWAQPLLVPDNRKLFEAEEQDLFRDIQGLPRNAALRKLNDLIKRARLAKVHAYIISSLKKEMPSVFGKDNKKKELIANLGEIYLKIEKEHQISPGDFPNLKKMQEILAGQDFTKFQAMKQKQLEAVEDMLANDIAKLMILVRQEEAAMPSQSVQGGAFEGTMNGPFGHGYGEGAGEGIDELEWVVGRDKPSYDEIFYTLSPVNGKVSGAMAKKEMVKSKLPNTVLGKIWKLADVDKDGFLDDDEFALANHLIKVKLEGHELPAELPEHLVPPSKRCLE